Genomic segment of Gammaproteobacteria bacterium:
AACATGATGTATCCAAGGCTATATCTAGCGAAGAATTTGTTGCGGGATGATGGGCTAATTTTTATCTCAATTGACGAAACCGAAATCCATAATTTAAGAGCTATTTGCAACGATATTTTTGGTGAAGAATGTTTTGTGGGATGTATTTCGCGTGTGACTGGAACGCCAACGGGTGGCGGAAACAAGGCATTAGTTGGAGAGATCGATTACATACTAGTCTATTCTCGCCTGCCTGATGTAAGAATTGAAGGGATTAATTTTTCAAAAGAAGACGCGAGAATTTATGATAAAGAAGATGAAAGAGGAAAATATCTTACACGACCATTGAGGCGTACTGGCGGAGAAGACCGCCGTGAAGATCGGCCAAGCATGTTTTATCCAATTACGGCCCCTGATGGGACGAAAATTTTTCCAATAGCTCCTGCAGGATATGAAAGCAGATGGATATGTGGGATAGAACGTTTCAAGGAGATGGAGCGCGATGGCCTAATCGAGTGGATGAAAATAAAAAAGAACGGAACCGAAAAATGGCAAGTTTATCAAAAATTTTACCTTGAGGGCCGGGTAAAACAGCCTTCAAATTTTTGGGCCAAGCTTGAAGGAAATAAGAAGGCTACCCGCGATCTCCGGGCGCTTTTTGATGGAGAAAAAGTTTTTAGCTTTCCTAAACCCGTTGGGCTGATACAACAAATTATTCAAATCAGCGACTTACGAGAGGGGGATATTGTCTTGGACTTTTTTGCTGGCTCAGGAACTACAGCCCATGCATTGATGAAGCAAAATTCTGAGGATGGAGTGAGGCGAAAATATATTTTGGTTCAGTTGCCAGAGCCCTTAGATCCCAACGATAAAGAGCAGACAATAGGCGCTAAATTTTGTGATAAATTGGGAGTTCCGAGAAACATTGCAGAACTAACTAAAGAGCGACTTAGGCGGGCAGCAAAACAAGTTATGAATAACTCACTGGAATATCATGGCGACTTCGGGTTTAGAACATTTAAACTGTATCGA
This window contains:
- a CDS encoding site-specific DNA-methyltransferase; amino-acid sequence: NMMYPRLYLAKNLLRDDGLIFISIDETEIHNLRAICNDIFGEECFVGCISRVTGTPTGGGNKALVGEIDYILVYSRLPDVRIEGINFSKEDARIYDKEDERGKYLTRPLRRTGGEDRREDRPSMFYPITAPDGTKIFPIAPAGYESRWICGIERFKEMERDGLIEWMKIKKNGTEKWQVYQKFYLEGRVKQPSNFWAKLEGNKKATRDLRALFDGEKVFSFPKPVGLIQQIIQISDLREGDIVLDFFAGSGTTAHALMKQNSEDGVRRKYILVQLPEPLDPNDKEQTIGAKFCDKLGVPRNIAELTKERLRRAAKQVMNNSLEYHGDFGFRTFKLYRSNFKVWDGNLADADEQTLQRQLERHVEHVSEESSQEDILYELLLKAGFPLTTKVEAIEMAGKQVFSIEHGAMLICLEDEVTPELIDAMAEADPLQVICLDRAFAGNDQLKANAVQTFKVRASSKESEIVFMTV